A window of the Rhizobium viscosum genome harbors these coding sequences:
- a CDS encoding cation-translocating P-type ATPase, with product MTCCTMDADGALAMSTTSFSAEEIGLASHPLGGGLRQLDLSVPDVHCGACISTIERALSALPYVRKARVNLTSRRVSCVYIEEMNNKPVDPTGITAAISATGYRVHLFAPLAPESDKTRNQLLLAVGVAGFAAANIMLLSVSVWSGADAATRDMFHWISAMIAAPALIYSGRFFFQSAWNALKRGRTNMDVPISLAVTLSYAVSLWETMHHGEHAWFDATVSLLFFLLIGRTLDHVMREKARAAINGLARLAPRGALVVAADGSRRYVAVEEIAVGDEIAVAAGDRIPVDGTVVSGESDLDLSIVTGESSPVAVKPGAEIHSGAMNLTGSLILRATRLARNSLLAEIIGLMEAAEGGRARYRRIADRAAALYSPAVHLLALVSFLGWGIIGGDWKQAMLVGVAVLIITCPCALGLAVPVVQVVAAGELFRRGVMVKDGSALERLAEVDIVAFDKTGTLTLGQPRLVRTEADNIGSIAIAAGLAQHSRHPLSQSLARQADVAEQFERVAEVAGGGLEASRGDVVYRLGNASFACGQAQVATSDSPLSEVVLSANGVALARFFFDDTLRPGAGEAVANLESAGLRTLIFSGDRQSVVESTARSLGVDRALGALTPKQKVEACEALRAEGHSVLMVGDGINDAPALAAAHVSMAPSSASDIGRQAADLVFFNERLDVVPDAIRIAKRSAALIRQNFALAIGYNILAVPIAIAGLATPLIAAVAMSTSSIIVVTNALRLNAFTARSASLPTSQRPIRDRKVEAA from the coding sequence ATGACCTGCTGCACCATGGATGCAGACGGTGCTCTCGCAATGAGCACGACTTCTTTCAGCGCCGAGGAGATCGGACTTGCCAGCCACCCGCTCGGCGGCGGTCTTCGTCAGCTCGATCTCAGCGTGCCTGACGTCCATTGCGGTGCCTGCATATCGACCATCGAGCGGGCCTTGTCGGCTCTGCCCTATGTGCGCAAGGCCAGGGTGAATCTCACCTCCAGGCGTGTGAGCTGCGTCTATATCGAGGAGATGAACAACAAACCGGTCGATCCGACCGGCATCACTGCCGCAATCAGCGCGACCGGATACAGGGTACATCTCTTCGCGCCGCTTGCGCCGGAAAGCGACAAGACACGGAACCAGCTTCTGCTTGCGGTCGGAGTTGCCGGTTTTGCCGCGGCAAACATCATGCTGCTGTCCGTATCCGTCTGGTCCGGCGCGGATGCCGCGACGCGCGACATGTTCCATTGGATCTCGGCGATGATCGCAGCGCCTGCGCTCATCTATTCCGGCCGGTTCTTCTTTCAATCGGCCTGGAACGCGTTGAAGCGCGGGCGCACCAACATGGATGTGCCGATCTCGCTTGCCGTCACGCTTTCCTATGCCGTCTCGCTCTGGGAGACGATGCATCATGGCGAGCATGCCTGGTTCGATGCGACCGTATCGCTGCTGTTCTTCCTGCTGATCGGCCGGACCCTCGACCATGTCATGCGCGAGAAGGCGCGTGCGGCGATCAACGGGCTGGCGCGGCTTGCACCGCGCGGGGCGCTGGTGGTGGCGGCCGACGGGTCGAGACGCTATGTGGCGGTCGAGGAGATCGCTGTCGGCGACGAGATTGCCGTAGCGGCCGGCGACCGCATCCCGGTCGATGGTACCGTCGTCAGCGGCGAAAGCGATCTCGACCTGTCGATCGTGACCGGCGAGAGCAGCCCGGTGGCCGTCAAACCCGGCGCGGAAATCCATTCCGGGGCAATGAACCTGACGGGCTCGCTCATCCTGCGCGCAACCAGGCTCGCGCGCAACTCGCTGCTTGCCGAGATCATCGGCCTCATGGAGGCCGCGGAAGGCGGACGGGCGCGCTATCGGCGGATCGCCGACAGGGCGGCCGCACTCTATTCGCCCGCCGTGCACCTGCTTGCGCTGGTGTCGTTTCTGGGCTGGGGCATCATCGGCGGAGACTGGAAGCAGGCGATGCTCGTCGGCGTCGCAGTACTCATCATTACCTGCCCATGTGCTCTCGGACTGGCCGTCCCGGTCGTGCAGGTCGTCGCAGCCGGCGAGCTCTTTCGCAGGGGCGTCATGGTCAAGGATGGTTCGGCGCTCGAGCGGCTCGCCGAGGTCGACATCGTCGCCTTCGACAAGACGGGCACATTGACGCTCGGGCAACCGAGGCTCGTGCGGACCGAGGCCGATAATATCGGGAGCATCGCGATCGCCGCGGGACTTGCTCAGCATTCCCGGCATCCGCTCTCGCAGTCGCTCGCCCGCCAGGCAGACGTAGCGGAGCAATTCGAGCGCGTGGCAGAGGTCGCAGGCGGCGGTCTCGAAGCCTCGCGCGGCGATGTCGTCTACAGGCTCGGAAATGCATCCTTCGCCTGCGGTCAGGCCCAGGTCGCGACATCCGACAGTCCGCTGTCCGAAGTCGTGCTGTCAGCAAACGGGGTGGCGCTGGCGCGCTTCTTCTTCGATGACACGCTTCGTCCGGGGGCAGGCGAGGCGGTCGCCAATCTGGAATCGGCCGGTTTGCGGACGCTGATCTTTTCGGGAGACCGCCAGTCCGTCGTTGAAAGTACGGCACGCAGTCTCGGCGTCGATCGCGCGCTTGGCGCACTGACCCCGAAGCAGAAGGTGGAAGCCTGCGAGGCTCTGCGAGCGGAAGGACACAGCGTTCTGATGGTCGGCGACGGTATCAATGATGCGCCGGCGCTCGCCGCTGCCCATGTTTCGATGGCGCCATCCAGTGCCTCCGACATTGGACGCCAGGCCGCCGACCTCGTCTTCTTCAACGAGAGGCTTGATGTCGTGCCCGACGCGATCCGGATCGCCAAGCGCTCAGCTGCGCTCATCCGGCAGAATTTCGCACTCGCGATCGGCTACAACATCCTGGCCGTGCCGATCGCGATCGCCGGCCTCGCGACGCCGCTGATTGCCGCGGTGGCGATGTCCACCTCTTCGATCATTGTCGTCACCAACGCCCTGCGTCTCAATGCCTTTACAGCACGAAGCGCTTCTTTGCCGACGTCGCAAAGGCCGATCCGCGATCGGAAGGTGGAAGCTGCATGA
- the ccoS gene encoding cbb3-type cytochrome oxidase assembly protein CcoS: protein MNMLIYLIPIALFMGGLGLAAFLWSLKSGQYDDLEGASWRVIADDDSDPTAT from the coding sequence ATGAACATGCTCATCTATCTGATCCCGATCGCACTTTTCATGGGCGGCCTTGGATTGGCGGCGTTCCTCTGGTCCCTGAAGAGCGGTCAGTATGACGACCTGGAGGGCGCTTCCTGGCGGGTGATTGCCGATGATGATTCCGATCCGACCGCTACGTGA
- a CDS encoding Crp/Fnr family transcriptional regulator, translated as MLSNNERLLRSDMFHGLNEDTARRLAALARRRTYMVGEEILVEGEPGVHVIYVASGVVRLTRTESSGRDADIRVCEPGDFIGEYVIALGGNYAHGACAGASSELVLFEVAELRILADKCPQLQRNLLKISARHLLEAFDGIAGDRLHTAAQRVANFLLRQCPEAAPQATFHLPYKKQILAGKLGLGPEALSRAFAALARCGVDVKGRTVRIENVVLLRQVC; from the coding sequence ATGCTCTCCAACAATGAACGGCTTTTACGGTCAGACATGTTTCATGGGCTGAACGAGGATACCGCAAGACGGCTTGCGGCCCTGGCTCGCCGGCGCACCTATATGGTGGGCGAAGAGATCCTCGTGGAAGGTGAGCCTGGCGTTCACGTCATCTATGTCGCAAGCGGCGTGGTCAGGTTGACACGGACCGAATCGAGTGGGCGTGATGCGGATATCCGCGTCTGCGAGCCTGGAGACTTCATCGGAGAATATGTCATTGCGCTCGGCGGCAATTATGCGCACGGCGCGTGCGCCGGCGCCTCGAGCGAGCTCGTGCTCTTCGAGGTTGCGGAGCTGCGGATACTCGCCGATAAATGCCCTCAGCTCCAGCGCAACCTTCTGAAGATATCGGCCCGCCATCTTCTTGAAGCCTTCGATGGCATTGCCGGCGATCGCCTGCATACGGCAGCCCAGCGCGTGGCGAATTTCCTTTTGCGCCAGTGTCCGGAAGCAGCTCCCCAGGCGACATTCCATCTTCCGTACAAGAAGCAGATTCTGGCTGGAAAACTCGGGCTTGGGCCGGAGGCCCTGTCCAGGGCATTTGCCGCCCTCGCACGGTGCGGGGTTGACGTGAAGGGTCGAACGGTCCGCATCGAAAACGTAGTCCTGTTGCGTCAGGTCTGTTAA
- a CDS encoding response regulator: MEPDRILVVDDDARIRQMLVRYFEDNGFKVNAVANGAAMRSELARGSYAAIFLDLVLPNGENGLELLRELRSTSDVPVLMLTGQDDVTDKVVGLEVGADDYIAKPFHLRELLARLRTILRRRTPSDATRHVNGEDETLAFEGWCLDVSRRRLTSPRGDDVALTTGEFDMLLVFVRNPGRVLSRETLMDLTRNRNLEAFDRAIDAQIVRLRKKIEDDPKSPDLIQSVRGVGYVFTGRPERTSR, from the coding sequence ATGGAACCGGACCGTATTCTGGTGGTCGATGACGACGCGCGGATCAGGCAGATGCTGGTGCGTTACTTCGAAGACAACGGATTCAAGGTGAACGCGGTCGCAAACGGTGCGGCGATGCGTTCCGAACTTGCCAGGGGCTCTTACGCGGCAATTTTTCTCGATCTGGTGCTCCCGAACGGCGAGAACGGTCTCGAATTGCTCCGGGAGCTTCGAAGCACATCCGACGTGCCGGTTCTCATGCTGACCGGTCAGGACGATGTTACGGACAAGGTCGTCGGCCTCGAGGTCGGCGCCGATGATTACATCGCCAAGCCCTTTCATCTGCGGGAACTGTTGGCTCGTCTCAGGACAATCCTGCGGCGCCGTACGCCCTCGGACGCGACCCGCCACGTCAATGGAGAGGACGAGACGCTTGCCTTTGAAGGCTGGTGCCTCGATGTGTCGCGGAGACGGTTGACCTCACCCCGGGGCGACGACGTTGCCTTGACGACGGGCGAGTTCGACATGCTGCTCGTTTTCGTGCGCAATCCCGGCCGGGTTCTTTCGCGCGAAACGCTTATGGATCTGACAAGAAACCGCAATCTCGAAGCCTTCGATCGTGCGATCGACGCCCAGATCGTCCGCTTGCGCAAGAAGATCGAGGATGATCCGAAGAGCCCTGATCTCATCCAGTCGGTGCGTGGCGTCGGTTATGTCTTCACGGGCCGACCGGAACGAACATCGAGATAA
- the ccmI gene encoding c-type cytochrome biogenesis protein CcmI: protein MTIWILLAVMTTAATAILLHPLSTGGRRVVSAKADVRKVYRDQLFELDEDIASGRISPDEYELAKAETARRLFKAADDNRPAQTARRPDRWLKHAIAAFLPLLSIALYVSLGSPDLPSRPLAARLAEPGEDLAILVKKMEDHLAKRPEDGRGWDVIAPVYLKMNRVDDAAKAYRTALRLNGTNVSRLEGLSETLMATAEGVVTEDARKVLEQSLALEPNNPRARFYIALSLEQAGQPDQARTAFEALAKQSPADAPWLALVNEHIAKNGGTAVAPAAEPAAQPPALGGPTEQDVATAETMSSGDRQQMIRGMVESLDAKLSADPDNFEGWMRLVRSYAVLNDKDRAADALKRGLAAFPASGEQGRQLLALAKELGIATEGSVE, encoded by the coding sequence ATGACGATCTGGATTCTTCTCGCGGTGATGACGACCGCAGCAACTGCCATCCTGCTTCACCCGCTTTCGACGGGCGGTCGGCGGGTGGTGAGCGCCAAAGCGGATGTCCGCAAGGTCTATCGCGACCAGCTTTTCGAACTCGATGAAGATATCGCCTCCGGACGCATCTCGCCGGACGAGTACGAACTGGCCAAAGCAGAAACGGCACGCCGGCTCTTCAAGGCCGCGGATGACAACCGGCCGGCGCAGACCGCGCGACGCCCCGACAGATGGCTCAAACATGCCATAGCCGCGTTCCTGCCCTTGCTCAGCATCGCTCTTTACGTTTCGCTCGGCTCCCCCGATCTTCCCTCGCGTCCTTTGGCCGCGAGGCTCGCGGAGCCGGGCGAGGATCTCGCAATCCTCGTGAAGAAGATGGAGGATCATCTGGCTAAGCGTCCCGAGGACGGGCGGGGATGGGACGTCATTGCTCCGGTTTACCTCAAGATGAACAGGGTCGATGACGCTGCAAAAGCCTATCGTACGGCACTTCGTCTCAACGGAACCAATGTTTCCCGCCTGGAAGGATTGTCAGAGACGCTGATGGCGACCGCCGAAGGTGTGGTGACGGAAGATGCGCGCAAGGTGCTGGAGCAGTCGTTGGCGCTCGAGCCGAACAACCCGCGTGCACGCTTCTACATTGCGCTGAGCCTTGAGCAGGCGGGCCAACCGGATCAGGCGCGCACCGCCTTCGAGGCGTTGGCGAAACAATCGCCGGCCGATGCGCCCTGGCTGGCGCTGGTCAACGAGCATATCGCCAAAAACGGCGGCACGGCGGTTGCGCCTGCTGCCGAGCCTGCCGCACAGCCGCCCGCTCTGGGCGGCCCGACCGAGCAGGATGTGGCGACGGCCGAGACGATGAGCAGCGGCGACCGCCAGCAAATGATCCGGGGCATGGTGGAAAGCCTGGATGCCAAACTGTCGGCCGACCCTGATAATTTCGAGGGCTGGATGCGTCTCGTCCGCTCTTACGCCGTATTGAACGACAAGGATCGTGCGGCGGATGCCTTGAAGCGCGGGCTTGCCGCCTTCCCGGCATCGGGTGAGCAGGGCAGGCAGCTTTTGGCTTTGGCAAAAGAACTCGGCATCGCCACGGAAGGATCGGTTGAATGA
- the ccmE gene encoding cytochrome c maturation protein CcmE has protein sequence MTRKQKRLAVIAGGMSFILVAVLLVMFAFSQSVAYFYMPGDLVSNPVAPGTRIRLGGLVGEGSVLRGEGSVVRFAVTDPSGQIVNVRYQGILPDLFREGQGVVTEGSFETGSNVFTADTVLAKHDETYMPKDVADRLKAQGLWEEGKGAAPQGQQARAQETKAEETKATP, from the coding sequence ATGACGCGCAAGCAGAAACGCCTGGCGGTGATTGCCGGCGGCATGAGCTTCATCCTTGTCGCGGTGCTGCTCGTGATGTTCGCCTTCAGCCAGTCGGTTGCCTATTTCTATATGCCGGGCGATCTCGTCAGCAACCCGGTCGCACCGGGCACCCGCATCCGCCTCGGCGGCCTCGTCGGCGAGGGCAGCGTCCTGCGCGGTGAGGGTTCGGTGGTGCGCTTTGCGGTGACCGATCCGAGCGGTCAGATCGTCAATGTCCGCTACCAGGGCATATTGCCTGACCTGTTTCGCGAAGGGCAGGGGGTGGTGACCGAAGGAAGTTTCGAGACGGGCAGCAACGTCTTCACCGCCGATACCGTGCTTGCCAAGCATGACGAGACCTATATGCCGAAGGACGTGGCCGACAGGCTGAAGGCTCAGGGCCTCTGGGAAGAGGGCAAGGGAGCAGCACCGCAAGGTCAGCAAGCCAGAGCCCAGGAAACCAAGGCTGAGGAAACGAAGGCGACGCCATGA
- a CDS encoding heme lyase CcmF/NrfE family subunit, whose product MIIEIGHYALVLALATAIVLSLVPVIGARRGDQAMMDVAPLGSILLFALVAFSFGVLTYAHVVSDFSVQNVWENSHSLVPLIYKYSGVWGNHEGSMMLWLLILALFSALVAIFGRNLPDTLKANVLSVQAWISVAFILFILLTSNPFVRLDPAPAEGRDLNPVLQDIGLAIHPPLLYLGYVGFSVCFSFAVAALLDGRIDAAWARWVRPWTLAAWTFLTLGIAMGSYWAYYELGWGGWWFWDPVENASFMPWLAGTALLHSALVMEKREALKIWTVLLAILTFSLSLMGTFLVRSGVLTSVHAFASDPSRGVFILCILLIFIGGALSLFAFRAPLLSAGGLFAPISREGALVVNNLILTVACGTVLTGTLYPLVLETLTGDKISVGPPFFNLTFGLLMAPLLIVVPFGPLLAWKRGDLLGAMQRLYVVAALAFVAALIFFYLQHGGPVMAVLGLAAGLFLILGAAADLWYRAGIGKVKVDIAWRRLTGLPRSAFGTALAHAGLGVTVLGIVAVTTFQTEHVVEMKQGQSTEAGGYSIVFDGIQPATGPNYTEDRGHFSIRRGGAEVADVWSAKRLYTARQMPTTEAGILTFGLSQLYVSLGDATHDGGIVVRIWWKPFILCIWGGTLIMAFGGFVSLTDRRLRVGAPSRKAKAKPAKPAAPVMEPAE is encoded by the coding sequence ATGATCATCGAGATCGGCCACTATGCGCTGGTTCTGGCGCTCGCAACCGCGATCGTCCTGTCGCTCGTACCGGTGATCGGTGCAAGGCGCGGCGATCAGGCGATGATGGATGTGGCGCCCTTGGGCTCCATCCTGCTCTTTGCCCTCGTCGCCTTCTCCTTCGGCGTGCTCACCTATGCCCATGTCGTTTCCGACTTCTCGGTGCAGAACGTCTGGGAGAATTCGCATTCACTGGTGCCGCTGATCTACAAATATTCCGGCGTCTGGGGCAATCACGAGGGATCGATGATGCTCTGGCTGCTGATCCTTGCGCTGTTCAGCGCCTTGGTCGCGATCTTCGGCCGCAATCTGCCCGATACGCTGAAGGCCAATGTGCTCTCCGTCCAGGCCTGGATCTCGGTCGCCTTCATCCTCTTCATCCTGTTGACCTCCAATCCCTTCGTCCGCCTCGATCCGGCCCCTGCCGAGGGCCGCGACCTGAACCCGGTGCTGCAGGATATCGGCCTCGCCATCCATCCGCCGCTGCTCTACCTCGGTTATGTCGGCTTCTCGGTCTGCTTCTCCTTTGCCGTTGCCGCCCTTCTCGACGGCCGCATCGATGCCGCCTGGGCGCGCTGGGTGCGGCCCTGGACGCTCGCAGCCTGGACCTTCCTGACACTTGGCATCGCCATGGGTTCCTACTGGGCCTATTACGAGCTCGGCTGGGGCGGCTGGTGGTTCTGGGATCCGGTGGAGAACGCCTCCTTCATGCCCTGGCTGGCCGGCACGGCACTCTTGCACTCGGCGCTCGTCATGGAAAAGCGCGAGGCGCTGAAGATCTGGACGGTGCTGCTTGCCATCCTCACCTTCTCGCTGTCGCTGATGGGCACCTTCCTGGTGCGCTCCGGTGTCCTGACCTCGGTCCATGCTTTCGCCAGCGACCCGAGCCGCGGCGTCTTCATTCTCTGCATTCTCCTGATCTTCATCGGCGGAGCGCTGTCGCTCTTTGCCTTCCGTGCGCCGCTGCTCTCGGCCGGCGGGCTGTTTGCGCCGATCTCGCGTGAGGGCGCGCTCGTCGTCAACAACCTGATCCTGACGGTTGCCTGCGGCACGGTTCTGACAGGCACGCTCTATCCGCTGGTCCTGGAAACCTTGACCGGCGACAAGATCTCCGTCGGCCCGCCCTTCTTCAACCTGACCTTCGGCCTGCTGATGGCGCCGCTCCTGATCGTCGTGCCCTTCGGGCCGCTGCTCGCCTGGAAGCGCGGCGATCTGCTCGGCGCAATGCAGCGGCTCTATGTCGTGGCCGCTCTCGCTTTCGTCGCGGCCCTGATCTTCTTCTATCTCCAGCATGGCGGCCCGGTCATGGCCGTGCTCGGCCTTGCCGCCGGCCTGTTCCTGATCCTGGGCGCGGCGGCCGATCTCTGGTATCGCGCCGGCATCGGCAAGGTGAAGGTCGATATCGCCTGGCGCCGGCTGACCGGCCTGCCGCGCTCGGCCTTCGGCACCGCACTTGCCCATGCCGGGCTTGGCGTGACCGTGCTCGGCATCGTTGCCGTCACCACGTTCCAAACCGAGCATGTGGTCGAGATGAAGCAGGGCCAGTCGACGGAGGCCGGCGGCTACAGCATCGTCTTCGACGGCATTCAGCCGGCAACCGGCCCGAACTATACCGAGGACCGCGGCCACTTCTCGATCCGCCGCGGCGGCGCCGAGGTTGCCGACGTCTGGTCGGCCAAGCGGCTCTATACCGCAAGGCAGATGCCGACGACCGAAGCCGGCATCCTGACCTTCGGCCTCAGCCAGCTCTATGTGTCGCTCGGTGACGCCACCCATGACGGCGGCATCGTCGTGCGCATCTGGTGGAAGCCGTTCATTCTCTGCATCTGGGGCGGGACCTTGATCATGGCTTTCGGCGGCTTCGTCTCGCTGACCGACCGCCGCCTGCGTGTCGGTGCCCCGAGCAGAAAGGCGAAGGCCAAGCCGGCCAAGCCGGCGGCACCCGTCATGGAGCCGGCGGAATGA
- a CDS encoding cytochrome c-type biogenesis protein — MRGGEIWRLSQVSRLSSRLLIILFVIFAPLAAFAVNPDEMLSDPALEARARTLSAELRCMVCQNQSIDDSNADLAKDLRLLVRERITDGDSDDEVLNYIVSRYGEFVLLKPRFSVRTLLLWGAPVLLILAGGVSLIVFARKRAGKPTGSKLTEDEKARLAELLDPAPRL, encoded by the coding sequence ATGAGGGGAGGAGAGATTTGGCGCCTCTCGCAAGTGTCGCGCCTTTCCTCCCGTCTCCTTATAATCCTGTTCGTTATCTTCGCGCCGCTCGCCGCCTTTGCCGTCAACCCGGACGAGATGCTCTCCGACCCGGCGCTGGAAGCCCGCGCGCGGACACTCTCGGCGGAACTGCGCTGCATGGTCTGCCAGAACCAGTCGATCGACGATTCCAATGCCGACCTCGCCAAGGATCTGCGCCTGCTGGTGCGCGAGCGCATCACCGATGGCGACAGTGACGATGAGGTGCTGAACTATATCGTCTCGCGCTACGGCGAGTTCGTGCTGCTGAAGCCGCGCTTTAGTGTCAGAACGCTGCTGCTCTGGGGTGCGCCCGTGCTGCTGATCCTTGCCGGCGGGGTTTCCCTCATCGTCTTCGCCCGCAAGCGGGCCGGCAAGCCCACCGGCAGCAAACTCACGGAAGATGAGAAGGCAAGGCTTGCCGAGCTGCTGGATCCAGCACCGCGACTTTGA
- a CDS encoding CBS domain-containing protein, with amino-acid sequence MQAKDIMTSNVVSISPAAGIRHAVAVMMQNNISGLPVVDDEGRVCGILTEGDLLLRREIRLAPRTARNAEITSDVDLDRYIRGNGWSVKDIMSRDVIVASPDSEVSDIAESLEVHRIKRIPIVEAGRLVGIVSRRDILALIADAPTLRLPREDDAILLAVRARLKYDLGLTPQRIRVSVHNGQITLEGNVETDLQRRAVLALVENLGSGGCLDRLQLAADSDPEKRAQQA; translated from the coding sequence ATGCAGGCCAAGGACATTATGACGAGTAACGTGGTTTCGATCAGCCCTGCGGCAGGGATCCGCCACGCCGTCGCGGTGATGATGCAAAACAATATCAGCGGGCTGCCTGTCGTTGACGACGAAGGGCGGGTCTGTGGAATTCTGACCGAAGGCGACCTGCTGCTGCGGCGCGAGATCCGGCTTGCGCCGCGCACCGCGCGTAACGCGGAAATCACGTCCGATGTCGATCTCGACCGCTACATTCGCGGCAACGGCTGGTCCGTCAAAGATATCATGTCGCGCGACGTCATTGTCGCCAGCCCGGACAGCGAGGTTTCGGATATTGCCGAAAGCCTCGAGGTCCATCGCATCAAGCGTATTCCGATCGTCGAGGCCGGACGGCTTGTCGGGATCGTCAGCCGTCGCGATATCCTCGCTTTGATCGCGGACGCGCCGACGCTCAGGTTACCGCGCGAGGACGACGCGATCCTCCTGGCAGTTCGCGCACGCCTGAAATACGATCTCGGCCTGACGCCGCAGAGGATCCGCGTCTCCGTCCATAACGGGCAGATCACGCTCGAAGGAAATGTGGAGACCGACTTGCAGCGCCGTGCCGTGCTGGCGCTCGTCGAGAATCTCGGATCGGGAGGCTGCCTCGATCGGTTGCAGCTTGCCGCAGATTCAGATCCGGAAAAGCGGGCGCAACAGGCTTAA
- a CDS encoding DsbE family thiol:disulfide interchange protein: MRRYLLAAVPLLVFAAIVGAAGRMLYREAVEGYSPSALPSALIGQTHPAIDLPPLAGLQSPGLQGSGLSGQVAIVNVFASWCIPCRQEHAALMRLSKDRRIKLIGINYKDNSSNALAFLRDNGNPYAAIGVDPTGREAIDWGVYGVPETFVIGRDGRILFKQVGPLDDKALSAGIGPAIDKALAAGS, translated from the coding sequence ATGCGTCGCTATCTCCTGGCCGCCGTGCCGCTGCTCGTCTTTGCGGCGATTGTCGGCGCCGCCGGGCGCATGCTTTATCGGGAAGCGGTGGAAGGATATTCGCCCTCCGCCCTTCCCTCAGCATTGATCGGCCAGACACATCCTGCGATCGATCTGCCTCCTCTTGCCGGCCTGCAGTCTCCCGGACTTCAGGGTAGCGGACTTTCCGGCCAGGTCGCGATCGTCAACGTATTCGCATCCTGGTGCATCCCCTGCCGGCAGGAACATGCCGCGCTCATGCGGCTATCGAAGGACCGCCGTATCAAGCTGATAGGCATCAATTACAAGGACAACAGCAGCAACGCTCTGGCCTTCTTGCGCGATAACGGAAACCCTTACGCTGCCATCGGCGTCGATCCGACCGGCAGGGAGGCGATCGACTGGGGTGTCTACGGCGTGCCGGAGACTTTCGTCATCGGCCGCGATGGCCGCATCCTGTTCAAGCAGGTCGGGCCTCTCGACGACAAGGCCCTGTCGGCCGGCATTGGACCTGCGATCGACAAGGCATTGGCTGCCGGCAGCTGA
- a CDS encoding heme exporter protein CcmD has protein sequence MTHQDYVLAAYTVAFSVMIAISMTTWFRGRAYRRQVEVVAKIRHQARHEAR, from the coding sequence ATGACACATCAGGATTATGTGCTCGCAGCCTACACTGTCGCATTCTCCGTCATGATCGCTATCAGCATGACCACCTGGTTTCGCGGCCGCGCCTATCGTCGGCAGGTCGAAGTAGTGGCGAAGATCAGGCATCAAGCACGTCACGAGGCCCGCTAA
- a CDS encoding heme ABC transporter permease: MTHVERIKDDIIRLAQPARFLELADRVLPGLSIVTALCFAIGLYLSFVSDGDYQQGETVRIMYVHVPAAWMAMLCYTVMTASAIGSLVWRHPLADVAARAAAPIGAAFTFVSLVTGAIWGKPMWGTWWVWDARLTSMFVLFLMYLGLLAINRAIDEPTRAARVTAVLVLVGFVNIPIIKFSVDWWNTLHQPASVLRLNGPALDIEFLRPLLIMGLAFTALFFTLHVASIRNEIWRRRLLSHHRLAARAATQREN, encoded by the coding sequence ATGACCCACGTCGAACGCATCAAAGACGACATCATCAGGCTTGCGCAGCCCGCCAGATTCCTGGAACTGGCCGATCGGGTCCTGCCTGGACTTTCAATAGTTACTGCTCTCTGTTTCGCCATTGGACTTTATCTGAGTTTTGTTTCCGACGGCGATTACCAGCAGGGTGAGACCGTCAGGATCATGTATGTCCATGTGCCGGCGGCATGGATGGCGATGCTCTGCTATACGGTGATGACCGCAAGCGCCATTGGCTCCCTGGTATGGCGCCACCCGCTTGCCGATGTCGCCGCGCGCGCCGCTGCGCCAATCGGCGCGGCCTTTACCTTCGTATCGCTCGTCACAGGCGCGATCTGGGGCAAGCCGATGTGGGGAACCTGGTGGGTGTGGGACGCACGCCTGACCTCAATGTTCGTGCTTTTCCTGATGTATCTCGGCCTGTTGGCGATCAACCGCGCGATCGATGAGCCGACGCGCGCCGCTCGTGTCACGGCGGTTCTCGTCCTCGTGGGCTTCGTCAACATTCCGATCATCAAGTTCTCGGTCGACTGGTGGAACACCCTGCATCAGCCGGCAAGCGTGCTCAGGCTAAACGGCCCCGCTCTGGACATAGAATTCCTTCGCCCGCTCCTGATCATGGGGCTGGCCTTCACGGCACTCTTTTTCACTCTCCACGTGGCTTCGATCAGGAACGAAATCTGGCGGCGGAGGCTCCTGTCGCATCATCGCCTGGCGGCACGGGCCGCAACACAAAGGGAGAATTGA